In the Fibrobacter sp. genome, one interval contains:
- a CDS encoding DEAD/DEAH box helicase — MKNPEMQGAEDRIPEETIDPKSKIAREADAFLAAIVGGADEDEADEAAFLAVNPDGIVIDDDCNIVKAGAEAKATVGEAIEFVDENSTEEQPAEDKADFIETEKKESAEESAIKEIIEDASDVDENDDDSDDAEDGDEALVTFEDLDLAPEVLEAIGAMNYVTPSPIQAKAIPALLQGGNLLGTAQTGTGKTAAFSLPLLTRLEFNGHETSMLVLTPTRELAIQVAEAIQQFAAKMPKVHVVPVYGGQDIAVQIRALKRQANIIVATPGRLIDHINRGTITLSGVKAIVLDEADEMLDMGFEEDVETILKEIPADAQRALFSATMPKKVKAIIDKYLGEYEEACIEGKTTTVENIRQRYLMVKNEHKVEALARVLEGEEFDGVLIFVRTKQNTTEVAEKLESRGFNVAPLNGDLAQSMRERTINRLKMGKLDIVVATDVAARGIDVDRISLVVNYDIPFDTESYVHRIGRTGRAGRSGDAILFITPREKRMLKIIERATRQPIDMMDMPTGEVISAKRVAAFKEKVNSVLSYGELDKFKTLVREMVEAGCNKTNGVLNEDGSVTEITAEDVAAAIIKMYQKKQPLFPELQPLDAPREARRERERAERGERSGKERGGRDFIGTVSKERKEGSNGVEEGYLRYYLGVGRVDRVTPKDIVGAIAGEANISSSNIGRIKLFDKFSTVELPEAVPQDVLDILAGITIRGNDARFRLMTDEPPTGPAPGTRPREGRSFHREGRGGFGRGNREERRGGFRKDRDFGGRDGGREERGIFGKNREERRREKFGEKPFRKDHDERDFGDKPFRKTRRFGRH, encoded by the coding sequence ATGAAGAATCCTGAAATGCAGGGTGCGGAAGATCGCATCCCCGAAGAGACCATTGACCCCAAATCCAAAATTGCCCGCGAAGCTGATGCCTTCTTGGCAGCCATTGTTGGCGGCGCAGACGAAGATGAGGCTGACGAAGCAGCATTCCTGGCGGTAAATCCGGACGGCATTGTCATTGACGACGATTGCAATATCGTAAAGGCTGGTGCAGAAGCCAAAGCTACTGTCGGCGAAGCTATCGAATTTGTAGACGAAAATTCTACGGAAGAACAACCCGCAGAAGACAAAGCCGACTTTATAGAAACCGAGAAAAAGGAATCTGCCGAGGAATCCGCAATCAAGGAAATCATCGAAGACGCATCCGACGTTGACGAGAACGATGACGACAGTGACGACGCAGAAGACGGCGACGAGGCACTGGTAACTTTTGAAGATCTGGACTTGGCCCCCGAAGTTCTTGAAGCTATCGGCGCCATGAATTACGTGACCCCCTCCCCCATTCAGGCCAAGGCTATTCCCGCATTGCTCCAGGGCGGAAACCTGCTAGGCACAGCACAAACCGGAACAGGCAAGACTGCAGCATTCTCCTTGCCGTTGCTGACCCGCCTGGAATTTAACGGTCACGAAACTTCCATGCTGGTCTTGACGCCCACACGCGAATTGGCCATCCAGGTGGCAGAAGCCATCCAGCAGTTCGCAGCAAAGATGCCCAAGGTCCATGTGGTTCCCGTTTACGGTGGCCAGGATATCGCAGTGCAGATCCGCGCCCTGAAGCGCCAGGCAAACATCATTGTGGCTACTCCGGGCCGTCTCATCGACCACATCAACCGCGGTACCATTACCTTGAGCGGCGTAAAGGCAATCGTTCTTGACGAAGCCGACGAAATGCTGGACATGGGATTCGAAGAGGACGTAGAAACCATCCTGAAGGAAATTCCAGCAGACGCTCAGCGAGCCCTCTTCAGCGCCACCATGCCCAAGAAGGTGAAGGCCATCATCGACAAGTACCTGGGCGAATACGAAGAAGCCTGCATCGAAGGCAAGACCACCACGGTGGAAAACATCCGCCAGCGTTACCTGATGGTAAAGAACGAGCACAAGGTTGAAGCCCTGGCCCGCGTTCTAGAAGGTGAAGAATTTGACGGTGTCTTGATTTTCGTACGCACTAAGCAGAATACTACCGAAGTGGCTGAAAAGTTGGAAAGCCGCGGTTTCAACGTGGCCCCGCTGAACGGAGACCTGGCACAGTCCATGCGAGAACGTACCATCAACCGTTTGAAGATGGGTAAGCTTGACATTGTCGTTGCAACCGACGTGGCCGCCCGCGGTATCGACGTGGACCGCATTTCCCTGGTAGTGAACTACGACATTCCTTTCGACACCGAATCCTACGTACACCGCATTGGACGTACAGGTCGTGCAGGCCGCAGCGGCGATGCAATTCTCTTCATCACTCCCCGCGAAAAGCGCATGCTGAAGATTATCGAACGTGCCACCCGCCAGCCCATCGACATGATGGATATGCCCACCGGCGAAGTCATTAGCGCCAAGCGCGTGGCCGCCTTCAAGGAAAAGGTGAACAGCGTCTTGAGCTACGGCGAACTGGACAAGTTCAAGACCTTGGTCCGCGAAATGGTGGAAGCCGGATGCAACAAGACCAACGGGGTCTTGAACGAAGACGGTTCCGTTACCGAAATTACCGCAGAAGACGTTGCCGCAGCAATCATCAAGATGTATCAGAAGAAGCAGCCCCTGTTCCCGGAATTGCAGCCGCTGGACGCCCCCCGCGAAGCACGCCGCGAAAGGGAACGCGCAGAACGAGGCGAACGCTCCGGCAAGGAAAGGGGAGGTCGTGACTTTATCGGTACGGTATCCAAGGAACGCAAGGAAGGTTCCAACGGCGTCGAAGAAGGCTACCTCCGTTATTACCTTGGCGTAGGCCGCGTCGACCGCGTTACCCCGAAGGATATTGTAGGCGCCATCGCGGGCGAAGCAAACATCAGCAGCAGCAACATCGGACGCATCAAGCTGTTCGACAAGTTCAGTACTGTAGAATTGCCGGAAGCTGTCCCCCAGGACGTGCTGGATATTCTGGCAGGCATTACCATCCGCGGTAACGACGCCCGCTTCCGCCTGATGACAGACGAACCTCCTACTGGCCCTGCCCCGGGAACTCGCCCCCGTGAAGGACGCAGTTTCCATCGCGAAGGCCGAGGCGGATTTGGCCGCGGCAATCGTGAAGAACGTCGTGGCGGTTTCCGCAAGGATCGCGATTTCGGCGGGCGTGACGGCGGACGCGAAGAACGCGGAATCTTCGGGAAAAATCGTGAAGAACGTCGCCGCGAAAAGTTCGGCGAAAAGCCTTTCCGCAAGGACCACGACGAACGGGATTTTGGCGACAAGCCCTTCCGCAAGACCCGCCGCTTCGGAAGACATTAA
- a CDS encoding NERD domain-containing protein codes for MISTIVTLLAIILLLAFAFFKTKAAKPKAGQFHNDGRRKTFKDFQDQLENDPNGIYGEAVLAKTVAGICSKDGRKFVLMKNLYIPSRGGTTEIDSLLLHQSGIYVLESKNISGEISGGIDDERWHQRMNARIEHTFHNPIQQNAGHIRALQHFLKENYSRAQLNIDDLPIFSAIVFSDRCALKHIPVQGENWIILHMFQLQDRLANLIKKQRTIFSTGQLEDLYWKLEPCTKVSDKVKAEHLKYIKTAH; via the coding sequence ATGATTTCGACCATCGTCACATTGCTAGCCATAATCCTGCTGCTGGCATTCGCCTTTTTCAAGACAAAGGCCGCCAAGCCTAAGGCAGGGCAATTCCATAATGATGGTCGCCGCAAGACGTTTAAGGATTTTCAGGACCAGCTTGAAAACGACCCTAACGGAATCTATGGCGAAGCGGTCCTTGCCAAGACCGTAGCAGGCATTTGCAGTAAGGACGGACGCAAGTTCGTACTGATGAAGAATCTGTACATTCCAAGCCGTGGCGGTACTACCGAAATAGACTCGCTGCTTTTGCATCAGTCCGGAATCTACGTTCTGGAAAGCAAGAATATCTCCGGCGAAATTTCTGGAGGTATCGACGACGAACGTTGGCACCAGCGCATGAACGCCCGCATCGAGCACACCTTCCACAACCCCATTCAGCAAAACGCCGGACACATTCGGGCTCTACAGCATTTCCTTAAAGAGAATTATTCCCGCGCGCAGCTCAACATAGACGATCTCCCCATTTTTTCTGCCATCGTTTTCAGTGACCGATGCGCCCTGAAGCACATTCCTGTTCAAGGCGAAAACTGGATTATCCTTCATATGTTTCAATTGCAGGATAGGCTCGCAAATCTTATAAAGAAACAAAGGACCATTTTCAGCACAGGACAACTCGAAGATCTTTATTGGAAATTGGAGCCCTGCACAAAGGTCAGCGACAAGGTGAAGGCCGAACACTTGAAATACATAAAGACTGCTCATTAA
- a CDS encoding insulinase family protein, whose protein sequence is MKQIIKETKLSNGVVVMTDYMPHAYSVTVGAWIPRGSRHEARGEFGLSHFYEHLVFKGTENRTALEIARSIEDRGGNLEAYTTRQETGFYANVESGDLALAIDVIADMLMNPLFEKKEMEKERKVIIEEVHSYDDIPEEIVGDVFNAIHFKGCGIAHSITGTVKEVKELTHKQMLAYRDQVINELPIYVCAAGKVNHDALVELCMQKFARKKSGGIAPANIYKSNQSVKVVQKQDITQSNLFWGMSFDKNLIDERGRCALSIFNVAMGAGMASRLFQKIREDKGLAYSVYSTADIYRDCIDWGVALATEPHQLKMALDLSVKETKNFLKKGFMKDELERTKANILGGMHLGADNPEKRAIRMAEHILHLGQFFTMDHSEKIIRSLTADEVTSLVNDLFAKAKFSAAVVEPKSKKKTELSIDFF, encoded by the coding sequence ATGAAGCAGATTATTAAAGAGACAAAGCTTTCTAACGGCGTCGTGGTCATGACCGACTACATGCCTCACGCTTATTCCGTTACCGTTGGCGCATGGATTCCTCGCGGAAGCCGCCACGAAGCCAGGGGAGAATTTGGTCTCAGTCATTTTTACGAACATCTGGTTTTCAAGGGAACCGAGAACCGTACCGCTCTTGAGATCGCCCGTTCCATCGAAGACCGCGGCGGAAATCTGGAAGCCTACACCACCCGCCAGGAAACAGGTTTCTATGCCAATGTGGAAAGCGGTGATTTAGCCCTTGCCATAGACGTTATCGCCGACATGCTCATGAATCCGCTCTTCGAAAAGAAGGAGATGGAAAAGGAACGTAAGGTCATTATCGAGGAAGTCCACAGCTACGATGACATTCCCGAAGAAATCGTTGGCGACGTCTTTAATGCCATTCATTTTAAAGGTTGCGGCATCGCCCACTCCATTACCGGCACCGTCAAGGAAGTAAAGGAACTGACCCACAAGCAGATGCTCGCCTACCGCGACCAGGTCATTAACGAATTGCCGATTTACGTTTGTGCGGCGGGCAAGGTGAATCACGACGCCCTGGTAGAACTTTGTATGCAAAAGTTCGCCCGCAAAAAATCCGGCGGCATCGCCCCTGCAAACATCTACAAGTCAAACCAGAGCGTCAAGGTGGTGCAAAAGCAGGACATCACCCAGTCCAACCTTTTCTGGGGCATGAGTTTCGACAAGAATCTCATCGACGAAAGGGGCCGTTGCGCTTTAAGCATTTTTAACGTAGCCATGGGCGCGGGCATGGCCAGCAGACTTTTTCAGAAGATCCGTGAAGACAAGGGTCTAGCCTACTCTGTCTATTCTACCGCAGACATCTACCGCGACTGCATCGACTGGGGTGTGGCTTTAGCTACGGAGCCTCACCAGCTGAAGATGGCTCTGGACCTTTCTGTGAAGGAGACCAAGAACTTCCTGAAAAAGGGTTTCATGAAGGATGAACTGGAACGCACCAAGGCCAACATCCTGGGCGGAATGCATCTGGGCGCAGACAATCCCGAGAAGCGGGCCATCCGTATGGCGGAACACATCCTGCACTTGGGGCAGTTCTTTACCATGGACCATTCTGAAAAAATTATCCGCAGCTTAACAGCCGATGAAGTAACCTCGCTCGTGAACGACCTGTTTGCAAAGGCAAAGTTCTCCGCCGCCGTGGTAGAACCAAAGAGCAAGAAGAAAACGGAACTGTCCATCGACTTCTTTTAA
- the rplT gene encoding 50S ribosomal protein L20 produces MPRAKSRVPSRERRKNILKAAKGFYGRRKSNIRLAIDAVAHAGQYAYAHRRDKKGDFRSLWITRLNAAVREYGISYSQFIYKLSKANIKMNRKVLADMAVADPSAFAKVVETVKAA; encoded by the coding sequence ATGCCACGCGCAAAATCCAGAGTTCCTTCCCGCGAACGCCGCAAAAATATCCTCAAGGCCGCTAAGGGCTTCTACGGTCGTCGCAAGTCCAACATTCGTCTTGCTATCGACGCAGTTGCTCACGCTGGTCAGTATGCCTACGCACACCGCCGCGACAAGAAGGGTGACTTCCGCTCTCTGTGGATCACTCGTCTCAACGCTGCAGTCCGTGAATACGGCATCAGCTATAGCCAGTTCATTTACAAGCTCTCCAAGGCTAACATCAAGATGAACCGTAAGGTTCTCGCTGATATGGCTGTTGCAGATCCTTCTGCATTTGCCAAGGTCGTGGAAACTGTGAAGGCTGCATAA
- the rpmI gene encoding 50S ribosomal protein L35: protein MPKMKTHSGSKKRFRLTGSGHVKFKRAGMRHIQTKMTTKRKRNLRKGALIKKVDMYHVKRLLVVA, encoded by the coding sequence ATGCCTAAGATGAAAACTCATAGCGGTTCCAAGAAGCGCTTCCGCCTGACCGGCTCTGGCCACGTCAAGTTCAAGCGCGCTGGTATGCGCCACATTCAAACCAAGATGACCACTAAGCGTAAGCGTAACCTGCGTAAGGGCGCTCTCATTAAGAAGGTCGACATGTATCACGTCAAGCGTCTGCTTGTAGTAGCATAA
- the infC gene encoding translation initiation factor IF-3: protein MPNRQSDGTRINEDIRISPIRLVKDEGEAIIIETAKALQMAKDAGLDLVEVSPNAKPPVCKIINYGKYKFEQIKKAKAAKAKQHVVKLKEIKMHPKTAENDYQYRIKQAGEFLQDGMKVKLIMQFRGREMAHMDYGKRLMERAKEDLAAFGDLEMDSRVEGNTMLSIYGPKRGAGTAKKPQAAQQDAPKPVTEPMAAGEA from the coding sequence ATGCCCAACCGTCAGAGCGACGGCACCCGTATCAACGAAGATATTCGTATCAGCCCTATCCGTCTTGTGAAGGATGAAGGCGAAGCCATCATTATCGAGACTGCAAAGGCTCTCCAGATGGCTAAGGACGCCGGACTGGACCTGGTGGAAGTGTCTCCCAACGCAAAGCCTCCCGTATGTAAGATCATCAACTACGGCAAGTACAAGTTCGAACAGATCAAGAAGGCTAAGGCCGCAAAGGCCAAGCAGCACGTGGTGAAGCTTAAGGAAATCAAGATGCACCCGAAGACTGCTGAAAACGACTACCAGTACCGCATCAAGCAGGCTGGTGAGTTCCTTCAGGATGGAATGAAGGTAAAGCTTATTATGCAGTTCCGCGGTCGTGAAATGGCCCACATGGACTATGGCAAGCGCCTTATGGAACGTGCAAAAGAAGACTTGGCCGCCTTTGGCGACCTTGAAATGGACTCCAGAGTCGAAGGCAATACTATGCTTTCTATCTATGGTCCTAAACGTGGTGCAGGCACCGCTAAGAAGCCCCAGGCTGCTCAGCAGGATGCACCGAAGCCCGTAACCGAGCCCATGGCAGCAGGTGAGGCTTAA
- a CDS encoding class I SAM-dependent RNA methyltransferase, with product MFFEQAIANCVPNYTREADSAHGESLAMFDYKDELKIKNQAIKEFWEVNRLAGNPQNVIASPMPRGYRTTSKRRVAMVPGNLQFDRQDSMLEPEEHNKIYNLLFEKLITPAYKPLAYALNWIIIRGTYRYRVVIFNIKKIDATIVRKLKQISEVLQKSELNVTAAHAYVDTTESDYYLEAKRPTEGLNFKQLYGPREMSLDLGHFRLKYPVTGFSQINESQIHNLIKAASRMMSLSKEDKFLDLYCGYGLFSFALGEAAKSVLGVEWEGPSIESAKASAKFLKKNYRFVAGKIDEEFVQLRLPKPTPGEPEKILLDPPRKGCEPGVIHALAMRKPVRVCHVFCGTDEIPAALKEWERYGYRVREVQPLDLFPGTPHLETIVMLEKK from the coding sequence ATGTTTTTTGAACAGGCCATTGCAAACTGCGTTCCCAACTACACCCGCGAAGCGGATTCCGCCCACGGCGAATCCCTCGCCATGTTCGACTACAAGGACGAACTGAAGATCAAGAACCAGGCCATCAAGGAATTCTGGGAAGTGAACCGCCTTGCAGGCAACCCCCAGAACGTTATCGCAAGCCCCATGCCCCGCGGTTACCGCACCACCAGCAAGCGTCGTGTGGCCATGGTCCCGGGCAACCTGCAGTTCGACCGCCAGGATTCCATGCTGGAGCCCGAAGAACACAACAAGATCTACAACCTGCTGTTCGAGAAACTGATTACGCCGGCATACAAGCCCCTGGCCTACGCATTGAACTGGATCATCATCCGTGGCACCTACCGCTACCGCGTGGTCATCTTCAACATCAAGAAGATTGACGCCACCATCGTCCGCAAGCTGAAACAGATTTCCGAAGTTCTGCAGAAGAGCGAACTGAACGTGACCGCAGCCCACGCCTACGTAGACACCACGGAATCCGACTACTACCTGGAAGCCAAGCGTCCTACCGAAGGCCTCAACTTCAAGCAGCTTTACGGCCCCCGCGAAATGTCCTTGGACCTGGGTCACTTCCGTCTGAAGTATCCGGTAACGGGCTTCAGCCAGATCAACGAAAGCCAGATTCACAACCTGATCAAGGCCGCCAGCCGCATGATGAGCCTTTCCAAGGAAGACAAGTTCCTGGACCTGTACTGCGGTTACGGCCTGTTCAGCTTTGCGTTGGGCGAAGCTGCCAAGAGCGTACTTGGTGTGGAATGGGAAGGTCCGTCCATCGAAAGCGCAAAGGCCAGCGCCAAGTTCCTGAAAAAGAACTACCGATTCGTCGCAGGCAAGATCGACGAGGAGTTCGTACAGTTGCGTCTGCCCAAGCCGACTCCAGGCGAACCCGAAAAGATTCTGCTGGATCCGCCCCGCAAGGGCTGCGAACCGGGCGTCATCCATGCCCTTGCCATGCGCAAGCCGGTCCGTGTCTGCCACGTTTTCTGCGGCACCGACGAAATCCCCGCCGCCCTCAAGGAATGGGAACGCTATGGTTACCGTGTCCGTGAAGTGCAGCCTCTGGACTTGTTCCCCGGCACCCCGCATCTTGAAACCATCGTGATGCTGGAGAAGAAGTAG
- a CDS encoding MFS transporter: protein MSTAPQSHISIAESRPALWTRPFVTCAAANFLLFFSFYQLLPVLPLYIFEKFQTDNATAGIIISLYTIGALCCRPFAGFLVDTLSRKPLYFWTFFAFTLCFIGYWALGFLPLLAVVRFMHGVFFGISTTASNTVAIDALPSSRRGEGIGYFGISVNLAFATGPMTGMFLYEGLGSNVVFAISIALCVIGLILVKTLPVKPRPKVAHPPLSLDRFFLTKAIPQFANFIFVGFAYGPVTNYIALYAKELGIGGSGWFYALIAAGLIINRVSTGRLIDRGWLTRLVGIGMTLNCFAYLTLTYCGELGTILPGGPAVPFFAAAFMIGTSLGLIFPGYQTMCVNLARHDQRGTANSTYLSGWDIGIGAGILAGGSMAQHFGMHQQVFLACAAALVIADIMYLSYTSKHYHKNKLEGN, encoded by the coding sequence ATGTCTACAGCGCCTCAATCACACATCTCCATCGCAGAATCCCGCCCCGCACTTTGGACCCGTCCCTTTGTGACCTGCGCCGCCGCGAACTTCCTGCTGTTCTTCAGTTTTTATCAGCTGCTGCCAGTGCTGCCGCTGTACATCTTTGAAAAATTTCAGACAGACAATGCCACCGCGGGCATCATCATCTCGCTGTACACCATCGGGGCCCTTTGCTGCAGACCCTTCGCCGGATTTTTGGTAGACACCCTCAGCAGAAAGCCTCTTTACTTCTGGACGTTTTTTGCATTCACCCTCTGCTTTATCGGCTACTGGGCATTAGGGTTTTTGCCCTTGCTTGCGGTTGTCCGCTTTATGCACGGAGTATTCTTCGGGATTTCTACAACGGCAAGCAATACGGTAGCCATCGACGCTCTTCCCAGCAGTCGCCGCGGCGAAGGCATTGGCTATTTTGGCATCAGCGTGAACCTGGCGTTTGCCACCGGCCCCATGACAGGCATGTTCCTCTACGAAGGCCTGGGAAGTAACGTGGTATTCGCCATCTCCATCGCGCTATGCGTCATTGGGCTTATCCTGGTGAAGACGCTGCCCGTAAAGCCCCGCCCGAAAGTTGCGCACCCGCCTCTTTCTCTGGATAGATTTTTCCTGACCAAGGCAATTCCCCAGTTTGCAAACTTCATCTTCGTCGGTTTCGCCTACGGCCCCGTCACCAACTACATCGCTCTCTATGCCAAAGAACTGGGCATCGGCGGAAGCGGTTGGTTCTACGCCCTAATTGCAGCAGGCCTTATCATAAACCGAGTTTCAACAGGGCGCCTAATTGACCGTGGTTGGCTTACTCGCCTGGTAGGTATCGGCATGACTTTAAATTGTTTCGCCTACTTGACTTTGACCTACTGCGGCGAACTGGGAACAATACTGCCCGGCGGTCCCGCGGTTCCATTCTTTGCTGCAGCCTTTATGATCGGCACAAGCTTGGGCTTAATCTTCCCGGGTTACCAGACCATGTGTGTAAACCTCGCAAGGCACGACCAGCGAGGCACTGCCAACAGCACTTATCTGAGCGGGTGGGACATCGGCATTGGCGCAGGAATTTTGGCGGGCGGATCCATGGCACAGCACTTCGGCATGCACCAGCAAGTCTTTTTAGCATGCGCCGCCGCACTTGTCATCGCTGATATTATGTATTTAAGCTATACTAGCAAGCATTATCACAAGAACAAACTGGAAGGGAACTAA
- a CDS encoding MBL fold metallo-hydrolase — MKNSIFKSVLALGSAGLIFALNACEKQEMTKQESTDVAKTEASISTDENASAVTKTITLADGASITWIQDNMGEKLNPRDLFSDASDSLYNSLNLPNGIPASVSTYLLNADGEYVLFDAGLGAFGGQMLAHLNELGVNPDDVKKVYLTHLHVDHINGLVSKTDAGFEKVFKNADVYVGQVEKDAWMNMEKNDLQKAILGVYNDKLKLFAFGDTLPHNVIALDAVGHTPGHTVFQKGEMLVIGDLMHGYALQIDHPEINSNYDMDKAKSIESRKKILAYAKEHNLTMAGMHLPPPGFVK; from the coding sequence ATGAAAAACAGCATTTTCAAGTCCGTATTGGCCCTAGGCTCCGCAGGCCTAATCTTCGCTTTGAACGCCTGCGAAAAACAAGAAATGACCAAACAGGAAAGCACAGATGTCGCCAAGACCGAAGCAAGCATTTCTACTGACGAAAATGCAAGCGCAGTCACCAAGACCATCACCCTGGCCGACGGCGCCTCCATCACCTGGATCCAGGACAACATGGGCGAAAAGCTGAACCCTCGCGACTTGTTCAGCGACGCCAGTGATTCCCTCTACAATTCCTTAAACTTGCCAAATGGCATTCCCGCTTCTGTCAGCACCTACCTGCTGAACGCCGACGGCGAATACGTTCTCTTTGACGCAGGTCTTGGCGCCTTCGGTGGACAGATGCTCGCCCATCTGAACGAACTGGGCGTTAACCCCGACGACGTCAAGAAGGTTTACCTGACCCACCTGCACGTGGACCACATCAATGGGCTCGTTAGCAAGACCGACGCAGGATTTGAAAAAGTTTTCAAGAACGCCGATGTGTACGTCGGTCAAGTGGAAAAGGACGCCTGGATGAATATGGAAAAGAATGACTTGCAAAAGGCAATCCTTGGAGTCTACAACGACAAGTTGAAACTCTTCGCCTTTGGCGATACCTTGCCGCATAATGTGATTGCCCTGGATGCCGTGGGCCACACTCCGGGCCACACTGTTTTCCAAAAGGGCGAAATGTTGGTAATTGGCGACTTGATGCACGGATACGCCCTCCAGATTGACCATCCGGAAATCAACTCCAACTACGATATGGACAAGGCAAAGTCCATCGAATCCCGCAAGAAGATTCTCGCCTACGCCAAGGAACACAACCTGACCATGGCCGGCATGCACCTGCCTCCTCCGGGATTCGTGAAGTAA
- a CDS encoding TIGR02147 family protein, whose protein sequence is MRPIVEYLDYRKYILDFYKERKERSGFTWRSFSEKVGFKNPVYLKQICDGKYNLNSSAVDKIVVVMELKGYEIPYFSLLVNFAHAKTEGLRQRYFEQVVAFIREFSSVNLKDDAFNYFESWKNPVIREIASAMTNAKTSDIAEACIPAISVADVEHTLQFLERIGLLQKKKNGAYVETKKVISMINREMMPIAATKMQQDMAKFAEDAIVNIPSDERNISGLTMGISEKQYLKIVEELVDFRKKIISIVSEDKSKVERVYRLNLQLFPLSKKL, encoded by the coding sequence ATGCGCCCTATTGTAGAATATTTAGATTACCGAAAATATATTCTGGATTTCTATAAGGAACGAAAAGAACGTTCTGGTTTTACATGGCGTTCTTTTTCTGAAAAAGTAGGATTTAAAAATCCGGTTTATTTAAAACAGATATGTGATGGCAAGTATAACCTGAATTCTTCCGCAGTAGACAAAATTGTTGTGGTTATGGAGTTGAAGGGCTATGAAATTCCCTATTTTAGCTTGCTTGTAAATTTTGCTCATGCTAAAACAGAGGGACTTCGTCAGAGATATTTCGAACAGGTTGTTGCGTTTATACGGGAGTTCTCGTCAGTTAACCTGAAAGATGATGCTTTTAATTATTTCGAATCGTGGAAAAATCCTGTTATTCGCGAAATCGCCTCGGCTATGACCAATGCGAAAACTTCAGATATTGCCGAGGCGTGCATCCCTGCAATTTCCGTTGCAGATGTAGAGCATACTCTGCAGTTTCTTGAAAGAATTGGTTTGCTACAGAAAAAGAAAAATGGAGCGTATGTAGAAACAAAAAAAGTCATATCAATGATAAATCGTGAGATGATGCCGATTGCAGCAACAAAAATGCAGCAAGACATGGCGAAATTCGCGGAAGATGCTATAGTGAACATTCCTTCTGATGAACGGAATATTTCAGGCCTTACAATGGGTATATCGGAAAAGCAATATCTTAAAATTGTTGAGGAACTTGTAGATTTTCGCAAGAAGATTATTTCGATTGTTTCTGAGGATAAATCTAAAGTTGAACGAGTGTATCGCCTTAATTTGCAGTTATTTCCCCTTTCCAAGAAATTGTAA
- a CDS encoding NUDIX hydrolase, with protein sequence MKPWKLLDTEYLVNAPWLKVAKEKCELPNGKVIDDFYTLWQPDWVLILARTAEGKWVMTEQYRHGTGKIALEFPAGIIDKDETPEQAAVRELQEECGYKLDERLSTECHPERNAAGMESKDLAPAYLGAYPVNPDRHRGKFHVVFIDGVVRAGETSFDETEEIESTEMTDEELQAKMLDGTFSHPLQMAGYFKWKLSQK encoded by the coding sequence ATGAAACCTTGGAAACTTCTGGACACCGAATATCTGGTAAACGCCCCCTGGCTTAAGGTTGCCAAGGAAAAGTGCGAACTGCCAAACGGAAAAGTCATTGATGATTTTTACACCTTGTGGCAGCCGGACTGGGTTCTGATTCTTGCCCGCACCGCAGAAGGCAAGTGGGTTATGACGGAACAATACCGTCACGGCACTGGAAAAATCGCCCTGGAATTTCCCGCAGGAATCATTGACAAGGACGAGACTCCGGAACAGGCTGCAGTGAGAGAACTGCAGGAAGAATGCGGATATAAATTAGACGAGAGATTATCTACCGAGTGTCATCCTGAGCGAAATGCCGCAGGCATGGAGTCGAAGGATCTAGCACCGGCCTATCTCGGAGCCTACCCTGTCAATCCGGATCGTCATCGCGGTAAGTTCCATGTGGTGTTCATTGACGGAGTAGTCCGCGCCGGCGAGACTAGTTTCGACGAAACCGAAGAAATCGAGTCTACCGAAATGACCGACGAAGAACTGCAGGCAAAGATGCTTGACGGTACCTTCAGTCACCCGCTGCAAATGGCGGGTTACTTCAAGTGGAAACTTAGCCAGAAGTGA